The proteins below come from a single Dendropsophus ebraccatus isolate aDenEbr1 chromosome 15, aDenEbr1.pat, whole genome shotgun sequence genomic window:
- the SLC30A1 gene encoding proton-coupled zinc antiporter SLC30A1, with protein MWESNRVRLLCMLGLTFVFFVAEVVVSRITGSLAMLSDSFHMLSDVIALVVGLIAVRFAQKTRSTDKNTFGWIRAGVMGALVNAIFLTALCFTIILEAVERFTEPRAIEQPLVVIGVGVGGLLINLIGLCMFRDSAGGGHGHSHGGGGSGHGHSHGAKKTHRSRERSAGDGAALDREETNNLVENCAGTGGPGVDVVPGKHEALADTTAEHRLNGNIAQNHITEINEDGSQLNMRGVFLHVLGDALGSVIVVVNALVFYFVFNPCPSGEKCINPCVHDHCDDHPEVNHTSLTLNETTEEPQIKIAGPCWVLYLDPSLCVIMVCILLYTTYPLLKESALILLQTVPKQIDISSLKQKLRSLEGVEAVHELHVWQLAESRIIATAHIKCHDPTAYMEVAKRIKDFFHDEGIHATTIQPEFSSVESGSRISLCELSCRTQCAPKQCCGNSEKNAPARKTSCGATTLGMISESPEHRTKRTNASEKPAHELKIDMDSAV; from the exons ATGTGGGAGTCTAACCGTGTGCGGCTGCTGTGTATGCTCGGCCTGACCTTCGTCTTCTTCGTGGCGGAGGTGGTGGTGAGTCGGATCACCGGCTCGCTGGCCATGCTCTCGGACTCCTTCCACATGCTGTCCGATGTCATCGCGCTGGTGGTCGGCCTGATCGCCGTGCGCTTCGCCCAGAAGACCCGCTCCACCGATAAGAACACGTTCGGCTGGATCCGGGCCGGGGTGATGGGCGCGCTGGTTAACGCCATCTTCCTCACCGCCCTGTGCTTCACCATCATCCTGGAGGCCGTGGAGCGCTTCACCGAGCCCCGGGCCATCGAGCAGCCGCTGGTCGTCATCGGGGTCGGGGTCGGCGGGCTGCTCATCAACCTGATCGGCCTGTGTATGTTCCGGGACAGCGCGGGGGGCGGACACGGACACTCACACGGCGGCGGGGGCTCCGGGCACGGACACTCTCACGGAGCCAAGAAGACTCACCGGAGCCGGGAGCGATCGGCGGGGGATGGGGCCGCCCTGGACCGGGAGGAGACCAACAACCTGGTGGAGAACTGTGCCGGCACCGGAGGGCCCGGGGTGGACGTGGTGCCCGGGAAACACG AGGCTTTGGCAGATACCACTGCAGAACACCGACTCAACGGCAACATTGCGCAAAACCACATCACAGAAATCAACGAGGATGGCTCTCAGCTCAACATGCGCGGAGTGTTCCTCCACGTTCTTGGCGATGCATTAGGATCGGTCATCGTCGTGGTCAACGCTTTGGTCTTCTATTTTGTGTTTAACCCTTGTCCATCTGGGGAAAAATGCATCAACCCTTGTGTTCACGACCACTGCGATGATCATCCAGAAGTCAATCATACCTCGCTTACCCTGAACGAAACCACTGAGGAACCACAGATCAAGATCGCTGGACCTTGCTGGGTGCTATACCTAGATCCCTCCTTGTGTGTGATCATGGTGTGTATATTGCTGTATACAACCTACCCTCTCCTTAAAGAATCTGCCCTCATCCTATTGCAAACAGTCCCGAAACAAATTGACATTTCCTCCCTGAAACAAAAGCTGCGAAGCCTAGAAGGCGTTGAGGCTGTTCACGAACTGCACGTTTGGCAGCTAGCTGAAAGCCGCATCATTGCTACTGCTCACATCAAATGCCACGATCCCACCGCTTATATGGAAGTGGCCAAGCGCATTAAAGACTTCTTCCATGATGAAGGAATCCACGCTACCACTATTCAACCGGAATTTTCCAGCGTTGAATCTGGATCTAGAATATCCCTCTGTGAACTTTCTTGCAGAACTCAGTGCGCCCCCAAACAGTGTTGCGGGAACTCTGAGAAGAACGCCCCGGCCAGGAAGACCAGCTGTGGAGCCACTACCTTAGGAATGATTAGTGAATCCCCTGAGCATAGAACCAAGAGAACTAATGCTTCTGAGAAGCCCGCTCATGAACTGAAGATAGACATGGACTCCGCTGTCTGA